One genomic window of Maribacter aquivivus includes the following:
- a CDS encoding transglutaminase family protein → MIFNVTHITKYDYNAPVSYCHNIATLRPRESKGQELLEYSIDISPEPAEISERVDFFGNYITRFSIQTEHKTLKVTTRSKIKRAYAQFQESFNSDACKSITMNDALAALNGMHPEILEAKQYILESIFIRRTDKAIRDYAEVSFKGDRSVFEAAYELMQRIYTDFDFDSEFSTISTPIEEVMKEKKGVCQDFAQIAIACIRSVGLPARYISGYIETLPAPGKKKLVGADASHAWFAIFIPGFGWVDFDPTNNQIPKDQHIVVGWGRDYYDVPPLKGVVYGSGQSKLHVSVDIAAVV, encoded by the coding sequence ATGATATTTAACGTTACACATATTACTAAGTACGATTATAATGCTCCTGTAAGCTATTGTCATAATATAGCAACGCTACGCCCAAGAGAATCTAAAGGGCAAGAGTTGTTGGAATACAGTATTGATATTTCGCCAGAACCGGCAGAAATAAGTGAGCGAGTAGATTTTTTCGGTAATTATATTACCCGTTTTTCTATACAGACAGAACATAAAACCTTAAAGGTTACTACTCGGAGTAAAATTAAAAGAGCATACGCTCAGTTTCAAGAATCTTTCAATAGTGATGCCTGTAAGAGTATAACGATGAACGATGCATTGGCAGCATTAAATGGCATGCACCCAGAAATTCTAGAGGCTAAGCAATACATATTAGAATCTATTTTTATAAGAAGAACAGATAAGGCGATACGTGATTATGCTGAGGTTTCTTTTAAAGGGGATAGGTCTGTATTTGAAGCCGCTTATGAATTGATGCAACGTATTTATACAGATTTTGATTTTGATTCAGAATTCTCCACAATATCTACTCCGATAGAAGAGGTAATGAAAGAGAAGAAGGGTGTCTGTCAAGATTTCGCCCAAATTGCCATTGCCTGCATACGTTCGGTTGGTTTACCAGCTAGGTATATAAGTGGGTATATAGAAACATTACCTGCCCCGGGTAAAAAGAAGTTGGTAGGTGCAGATGCATCGCATGCATGGTTCGCTATTTTTATACCAGGTTTTGGTTGGGTAGATTTTGACCCTACCAATAACCAAATACCCAAAGACCAGCATATTGTAGTAGGTTGGGGTAGAGATTATTATGATGTACCGCCTTTAAAAGGAGTAGTGTATGGTAGTGGTCAGAGTAAATTGCATGTATCGGTTGATATTGCAGCGGTGGTTTAA
- a CDS encoding circularly permuted type 2 ATP-grasp protein, with translation MPTTKTRWFNNYDTQKGNDEMYSLNNGMKPYWNKLLTEFDTLGITGLTARQKDIDWLLSENGVTYNVYNDPKGLHRPWNLNVVPFMLHQDEWTKVEAGLKQRAELLNLVLKDVYGERKLIKNGIVPYEVIYGHRGFLRQCSGMELKIEQYLSIYAADLCRGTDGRLWVVNDRTEAPSGMGYALENRSTTSRILSDMYAEMKVKRLSGFFQEFNQMLIDAAPGKKENPTIVILTPGSHNETYFEHAYMASFLGYPLVQGNDLVVRDGFLWMKSLQGLKQIDVVLRRVDDAFTDPLELREDSHLGVAGLLDVVRRKNVAVINPIGSGVIENPGLIPFMPAIAKYFLKEELKLPQIASWWCGQEKERNYVLEHISELVIKRIDRTNRESIYFCEQMSAKELEELKKVIIERPYRFVAQERINFSTAPNLSKDKLEPRNVVARSFCIASKGEYSVMPGGLVRVAPDGETVRVSNQRGGTSKDFWILDDAEIKEDKNRHWQKKSSIAISGLDDLPSLTAENLYWAGRYVGRTLVNARFLRTVMRQMAIVQNRDEKPDSEKLKVLFKAVTQLTGTYPGFVEKDKNGKLAMDNPYEEMLSVILDKNRIGSLAHTISMFGNSYYSIRNLWSSDMWRVFENIQKIWNSLVDGDDHSINKILKVLNQLITRLIAFMGLIEESIMVQQGLLLYFIGLQLEQSTLNITKCRALLTIKYDEQVEYDLLEYLLTSHESLNIYRYSYRSHIELAHVLDLVVLDLDYARSLTFMINRIQKDIARLPHSKHDHQLNNYQKYIFEAFSKLRLAESTKLAMTKSETDFKREDLDTLLEELSDLLYKASQSISNTYFNHTDKQTQLFTQSFPI, from the coding sequence ATGCCAACAACAAAAACGCGCTGGTTTAATAATTATGATACCCAAAAGGGCAATGATGAAATGTATTCATTGAACAATGGAATGAAGCCCTATTGGAATAAATTATTAACCGAATTTGACACTTTAGGAATAACAGGATTGACCGCCCGTCAAAAAGATATTGACTGGTTGTTATCAGAGAACGGTGTCACCTATAATGTTTATAATGACCCAAAAGGTTTACATAGACCTTGGAACCTGAACGTGGTTCCTTTTATGTTGCACCAAGATGAGTGGACAAAAGTAGAGGCAGGCTTAAAGCAAAGGGCAGAATTGCTCAATTTGGTTCTTAAAGATGTCTATGGCGAACGAAAGCTGATAAAAAATGGCATTGTGCCCTATGAGGTTATTTATGGTCACCGTGGTTTTCTAAGGCAATGTTCTGGTATGGAACTTAAAATAGAACAGTATCTATCCATTTATGCAGCAGATCTTTGCCGTGGTACAGATGGGCGATTGTGGGTAGTAAATGATCGTACAGAAGCACCTTCAGGTATGGGGTATGCATTGGAGAATAGATCTACTACTAGTAGAATTCTTTCAGATATGTACGCCGAAATGAAGGTAAAGCGATTGTCTGGCTTCTTTCAAGAATTCAATCAAATGCTTATTGATGCGGCGCCTGGTAAAAAAGAAAATCCTACAATTGTAATTCTTACACCCGGTTCACATAACGAAACGTATTTTGAGCATGCCTATATGGCTTCGTTCTTAGGCTACCCGTTAGTTCAGGGTAATGACTTAGTAGTGAGAGATGGTTTTCTGTGGATGAAATCATTGCAAGGTTTAAAGCAGATAGATGTCGTTTTACGTAGAGTAGACGATGCGTTTACAGATCCCTTAGAACTGCGTGAAGATTCCCATTTGGGCGTTGCCGGATTACTAGATGTAGTACGAAGAAAAAATGTAGCTGTCATCAATCCTATTGGAAGCGGGGTAATTGAAAATCCAGGATTGATTCCATTCATGCCTGCAATTGCAAAGTATTTTTTGAAGGAAGAATTAAAATTACCTCAGATTGCGTCTTGGTGGTGTGGACAAGAGAAAGAAAGAAACTATGTACTAGAGCATATATCTGAATTGGTAATAAAGAGAATAGATCGCACCAATAGAGAGAGTATATACTTTTGTGAGCAAATGAGCGCTAAAGAATTAGAAGAGCTTAAAAAAGTTATTATAGAGCGCCCTTATCGTTTTGTTGCGCAAGAGCGAATTAATTTTTCAACCGCACCTAATCTTTCCAAAGATAAACTAGAACCTAGAAATGTGGTCGCTAGATCATTTTGTATCGCATCAAAAGGTGAGTATTCTGTTATGCCTGGCGGTTTGGTACGAGTAGCACCCGATGGCGAAACTGTAAGAGTTTCAAACCAAAGAGGAGGTACCAGTAAAGATTTTTGGATTTTAGATGATGCAGAAATAAAAGAAGATAAAAATAGGCATTGGCAAAAGAAATCATCGATAGCTATTTCTGGTCTTGATGATCTACCAAGCTTAACAGCAGAGAATTTATATTGGGCAGGTCGTTATGTAGGTCGTACATTGGTCAATGCACGATTTTTGCGTACGGTAATGCGCCAAATGGCAATAGTGCAGAATAGAGATGAAAAGCCAGATTCTGAGAAGCTTAAAGTACTGTTTAAGGCAGTTACTCAGTTAACGGGCACATACCCAGGTTTTGTAGAAAAGGATAAGAACGGTAAGCTGGCAATGGATAATCCGTATGAAGAAATGTTGTCGGTAATTCTTGATAAAAACAGAATAGGTAGTTTGGCACATACCATTAGTATGTTCGGGAACTCCTATTATTCCATCCGTAATTTATGGTCCTCGGATATGTGGCGTGTATTTGAGAATATCCAAAAAATTTGGAACTCCTTGGTAGATGGTGATGATCACTCCATAAATAAAATTCTCAAAGTCCTAAATCAATTGATTACACGTTTAATTGCATTTATGGGATTGATTGAAGAAAGCATTATGGTACAACAAGGTTTGTTGTTATACTTCATAGGCTTACAATTAGAGCAAAGCACTTTAAATATTACCAAATGCAGAGCCTTATTGACTATAAAATATGATGAGCAGGTTGAGTATGATTTGCTTGAGTATTTATTGACCAGTCATGAAAGCTTAAATATTTATAGATACAGTTATCGCTCTCATATAGAGTTGGCACATGTGTTAGATTTGGTAGTGTTAGATTTAGATTATGCGCGATCGTTAACTTTTATGATCAATCGCATTCAAAAAGATATTGCACGTTTACCACATTCTAAACATGACCATCAATTAAATAATTATCAAAAGTATATTTTCGAGGCATTTTCTAAGTTGAGGTTGGCAGAGTCTACAAAGTTGGCAATGACCAAATCAGAAACAGATTTTAAACGTGAAGATTTAGATACGCTTTTAGAGGAGCTTTCAGATTTGTTGTACAAGGCATCGCAGTCCATTTCCAACACCTATTTCAATCATACAGACAAGCAGACCCAATTGTTTACGCAGTCTTTTCCTATTTGA
- a CDS encoding transglutaminase family protein — MALKVAIKHKTKYIYDRSINLSPHIFRLRPAPHSRTPIEAYSIKIKPENHFFNWQQDPFGNYMARIVFPDKTTELSVDVEIIADLKTINPFDFFVEEACEEFPFKYSEEAKKELLPYLEKVESGPLLKEYLSKIDLTPLRSIDFLINLNSNLYTYLNYTLRMEPGVQTCEETLEAKLGSCRDFAWLLVQVLRHLGLAARFVSGYLVQLKSDEKSLDGPSGPEEDFTDLHAWAEVYLPGAGWVGLDPTSGLFTGEGHIPLACTPSYESAAPVSGFTDFAETTFEFDNSVTRIFESPRVTKPYTDEQWNAIYNLGFKVEEELQANDVRLTMGGEPTFVSIDDMESEEWNTAADGEHKRELASKLSIRLLEVFGKGGLLHHAQGKWYPGEALPRWLIGIHWRKDGKPIWKDPSLLASFSEEYKMPRNITKRFLKTLGGYLGCKTNSIIPAYEDAFYFLWEEGKLPVDVNPKKYNKDDSHLRRKLGEILEQGLGKTVGHVYPLIKKEDKWITNKWEFRNKNLLLTPGNSAIGLRLPLAALPKDPPIPSEPTAEVELFENTPDLPTTGDALQKRMKLKSTSHPRKHPYVRTAICAEVREKKLFLYLPPLDSAEDFLDLVACIEATAKELKVPVILEGYEPPRDNRLEVLKVTPDPGVIEVNVHPAKNWQELTDNTLTLYAEAKQARLGTEKFMLDGKHTGTGGGNHVTLGGVTPADSPLLRNPQLLRSLLTFWQHHPGLSYLFSGAFIGPTSQAPRVDEARLENLYELEIAFSQIPDDKEVPFWITDRLFRHLLTDITGNTHRAEFCIDKLYSPDSSSGRLGILELRAFDMPPHAQMSLMQMLLVRTLVSWFWKKPYKHDLVRWGTELHDKFLLEHYVKEDIKDIVTQLNDAGYPFKLDWFDPFFEFRFPLYGMVEINSIQMELRMAIEPWNVLGEEMTGGGTSRYVDSSLERVQVKVNNFNSKRYILTCNGVKIELSSTGTKGEYVAGVRFKAWEPWSALHPTIGVDTPLVFDIVDDWNKKSIGGCTYFVAHPGGRSYDTYPVNSLEAESRRINRFWDIGVTQDAVTPTELVASTNFTGRMVEPKSGSNTFVYKEMPINPEYPHVTDLRKK; from the coding sequence ATGGCATTAAAAGTTGCAATTAAACACAAGACGAAATATATCTATGATAGAAGTATAAATCTATCTCCTCACATATTCAGGTTACGCCCTGCGCCACATAGTAGAACACCTATAGAGGCGTATTCAATAAAAATAAAACCAGAGAATCATTTCTTTAATTGGCAGCAAGATCCATTTGGTAATTACATGGCTCGTATCGTGTTCCCAGATAAGACCACTGAACTTTCTGTTGATGTAGAAATCATTGCAGATTTAAAGACCATTAATCCGTTCGATTTTTTCGTAGAAGAAGCTTGTGAAGAGTTTCCTTTTAAGTATTCTGAAGAAGCTAAAAAGGAGCTTTTACCTTATTTAGAAAAAGTGGAAAGTGGTCCGTTATTAAAAGAGTATCTCTCTAAAATAGATTTAACTCCGCTTAGAAGTATCGATTTCTTAATAAATCTTAATAGCAACTTGTATACTTACCTGAACTATACCTTACGTATGGAGCCTGGTGTGCAAACATGTGAAGAAACGCTAGAGGCTAAATTGGGTTCTTGTAGAGATTTTGCTTGGCTATTGGTACAAGTACTTCGTCATTTAGGTTTGGCGGCACGTTTTGTGTCAGGATATTTAGTGCAATTGAAATCAGATGAAAAATCATTGGACGGTCCGTCTGGTCCTGAAGAAGATTTTACAGATTTACATGCATGGGCAGAAGTATATTTACCAGGAGCAGGATGGGTAGGTTTAGATCCCACATCTGGTCTTTTTACTGGTGAAGGTCATATACCGTTGGCTTGTACACCTTCTTATGAAAGTGCAGCCCCCGTAAGCGGATTCACAGATTTTGCAGAAACCACCTTTGAATTCGATAATTCGGTTACTAGAATATTCGAATCTCCGAGGGTGACAAAACCATATACCGATGAGCAATGGAACGCTATTTACAATCTTGGCTTTAAGGTAGAAGAAGAACTACAGGCAAATGATGTTCGTTTAACCATGGGTGGTGAGCCTACGTTCGTTTCTATAGATGATATGGAGTCTGAAGAGTGGAATACTGCTGCAGATGGTGAACATAAAAGAGAATTGGCAAGTAAATTATCTATTAGATTATTAGAGGTTTTTGGTAAAGGCGGATTGTTGCATCACGCGCAAGGTAAATGGTACCCGGGTGAAGCGCTACCTAGATGGTTAATTGGCATACATTGGAGAAAAGACGGAAAACCAATTTGGAAAGACCCAAGCTTATTGGCATCATTTTCTGAGGAATATAAAATGCCTAGGAATATTACCAAACGATTTTTAAAGACTTTGGGTGGCTATTTGGGTTGTAAAACCAATAGTATAATTCCTGCTTATGAAGATGCTTTTTATTTCTTGTGGGAAGAGGGAAAACTACCTGTAGATGTAAACCCGAAAAAATATAATAAAGACGATAGCCACCTTCGTAGAAAATTAGGGGAGATTTTAGAACAAGGTTTAGGCAAAACGGTAGGTCATGTATACCCGTTAATTAAAAAAGAGGATAAATGGATTACCAATAAATGGGAGTTCAGAAATAAGAATTTGTTGCTTACTCCAGGTAATTCGGCAATTGGCTTGCGTTTGCCTTTAGCCGCATTACCAAAAGACCCACCAATTCCGTCAGAGCCAACGGCAGAGGTAGAGCTGTTTGAAAATACTCCAGATTTACCAACAACTGGCGATGCTTTACAAAAGCGAATGAAGTTAAAATCTACTTCGCACCCAAGAAAGCACCCTTATGTACGTACAGCAATTTGCGCGGAGGTTCGTGAGAAAAAATTATTTTTATACTTACCGCCGTTAGACAGTGCAGAAGACTTTTTAGATTTGGTAGCATGTATTGAAGCTACTGCGAAAGAATTAAAAGTGCCTGTTATTTTGGAGGGTTACGAACCGCCAAGAGATAATAGGTTAGAGGTGTTAAAGGTGACACCTGATCCAGGGGTGATCGAGGTAAATGTGCATCCGGCAAAAAACTGGCAAGAATTAACAGATAATACGTTGACACTTTATGCCGAAGCCAAACAAGCCCGTTTAGGAACAGAAAAATTTATGTTAGATGGCAAACACACCGGTACAGGTGGTGGTAACCATGTAACCTTGGGCGGCGTAACGCCAGCTGATAGTCCGCTATTACGAAACCCTCAATTATTACGTAGCCTATTAACATTCTGGCAGCATCACCCAGGCTTATCTTACCTATTTTCAGGTGCATTTATAGGGCCTACAAGTCAAGCGCCACGAGTAGATGAGGCAAGATTAGAGAATTTGTACGAACTTGAAATCGCCTTTTCTCAAATACCAGACGATAAAGAAGTGCCGTTTTGGATTACCGACCGATTATTCCGTCACCTATTAACAGATATTACGGGAAACACCCACAGGGCAGAATTCTGTATAGATAAATTATACTCGCCAGATTCTTCTTCTGGTCGCTTAGGTATATTAGAACTACGTGCTTTTGATATGCCACCACATGCACAAATGAGCTTAATGCAAATGTTACTGGTACGTACTTTAGTATCTTGGTTTTGGAAAAAACCGTATAAGCATGATTTGGTACGTTGGGGTACAGAGTTGCATGATAAGTTCTTGCTAGAGCATTATGTAAAAGAAGATATAAAAGATATCGTAACGCAATTGAATGACGCGGGTTATCCGTTTAAGCTAGATTGGTTTGATCCATTTTTTGAATTCCGTTTTCCATTATACGGTATGGTAGAAATAAATTCAATTCAGATGGAATTGCGTATGGCGATAGAACCTTGGAATGTGCTTGGGGAAGAAATGACCGGTGGTGGTACATCGCGTTATGTAGATTCTTCATTAGAACGTGTACAGGTAAAAGTGAATAATTTTAATAGTAAGCGATATATATTGACCTGTAATGGGGTAAAAATAGAGCTCAGCTCAACCGGTACAAAAGGAGAGTATGTTGCTGGTGTTCGTTTCAAAGCATGGGAACCATGGTCGGCATTACACCCAACTATCGGTGTAGACACTCCGCTAGTTTTCGATATTGTTGATGATTGGAACAAGAAGTCTATTGGTGGTTGTACATATTTTGTAGCGCACCCAGGTGGGCGTTCTTATGATACATACCCTGTAAACAGTTTAGAAGCAGAATCGCGCAGAATCAACAGATTTTGGGATATTGGGGTAACACAAGATGCGGTAACACCTACAGAATTGGTCGCTTCAACAAATTTTACGGGTAGAATGGTAGAACCTAAGTCAGGTTCAAATACATTTGTATACAAAGAGATGCCGATTAACCCAGAGTATCCGCATGTAACAGATTTACGTAAGAAGTAA
- a CDS encoding DUF4287 domain-containing protein: MEKALQTMIDNMPEKTGKSLNEWKVVLKTKSFTKHSEGVNFLKKEHGVTHGFANTIVTLSKEENNSPADLVHQQFKGKENLIPIYEALLNVVKSLGGDVTITPKKTTVSIIRKKQFALIKPATKTRIDLGLKIKDKPTANRLESSGPFGSMCTHRVQITGANQVNDELIAWLKEAYEKAE; this comes from the coding sequence ATGGAAAAGGCACTGCAAACCATGATTGATAATATGCCCGAGAAAACGGGCAAATCTTTAAACGAATGGAAAGTTGTTTTAAAAACGAAATCGTTTACCAAACATTCTGAAGGTGTCAATTTTCTAAAAAAGGAGCATGGAGTTACACACGGTTTTGCTAATACCATAGTCACCTTGTCCAAAGAGGAGAACAATTCACCAGCTGATTTGGTTCACCAACAATTTAAAGGCAAGGAAAACCTAATCCCAATTTACGAAGCACTTTTAAACGTTGTAAAAAGTTTAGGTGGTGATGTTACGATCACACCTAAAAAAACCACCGTAAGTATTATTCGCAAAAAACAATTTGCACTAATAAAACCTGCAACCAAAACAAGAATAGACCTCGGACTCAAAATCAAAGATAAGCCTACCGCTAACCGACTAGAATCATCTGGACCATTTGGTTCAATGTGTACACATAGAGTTCAAATTACTGGAGCTAACCAAGTGAATGATGAATTAATTGCTTGGTTGAAGGAGGCTTATGAAAAAGCGGAGTAA